The Oncorhynchus masou masou isolate Uvic2021 chromosome 6, UVic_Omas_1.1, whole genome shotgun sequence genome has a window encoding:
- the LOC135541539 gene encoding synaptotagmin-6-like, with protein sequence MKVHLDSINQYQATIHSTHQGMNSNVSGGECEHPLVSVEIGPVIQCASIIPQVLDRTTQSEHRLGKTNSSFDLPPPLSFFSSTSIPSSIPPLPPPDLSFSFLLLGFVACGLALLGVIVFASWKLCWLPWRTKDLSSSATTLAPAAAPPSSASDRPYDRAFSAHAHRPTLVRTHTHVHAMASDKLNPSDPASFLEAAVKISHTSPNIPAEVQLSMKDHFLRRTRMARQTTEPASSNRHSSFKKHLPRQIHHVTSLDRGSDFPYAEDQPTSLASLGRIQPELYKQSPLEADESSKICGKINFSLKYDYESEALLVNILKAFDLPAKDLCGSSDPYVKIYLLPDRKRKFQTRVHRKTLNPMFDESFQFTVPYEELGSRKLHLSIFDFDRFSSHDMIGEVILENLFEVSDLSRETAIWKDIQYATSESVDLGEIMFSLCYLPTAGRLTMTIIKCRNLKAMDITGYSDPYVKVSLESDGRRLKKRKTTIKRNTLNPTYNEAIIFDIPPENMDQVSLHISVMDYDLVGHNEIIGVNRVGSHAEGLGRDHWNEMLAYPRKPIAHWHPLLEATESQKEWKTRNASFDSQGSCPSPRLLSSP encoded by the exons GTGAGCACAGACTTGGCAAAACAAATAGCTCATTTGAcctaccccctcccctttctttcttctcttccacctccatcccttcttccatccctccattGCCTCCTCCAGATCTCTCCTTCAGCTTCCTGCTCCTGGGGTTCGTGGCCTGTGGCCTGGCCCTGCTGGGCGTCATCGTCTTTGCCTCCTGGAAGCTGTGCTGGCTGCCCTGGCGCACCAAGGACCTCTCCTCCAGTGCCACCACCCTTGCCCCCGCCGCCGcccccccctcctctgcctctgacAGACCCTACGACAGAGCCTTCTCAGCACATGCCCACAGGCCTACActtgtacgcacacacacgcacgtgcacgcCATGGCATCTGACAAGCTGAATCCTTCGGATCCGGCGAGTTTCCTGGAGGCTGCGGTGAAGATCAGCCACACGTCACCTAACATCCCTGCCGAGGTGCAGCTGTCCATGAAAGACCACTTCCTACGCCGCACGCGCATGGCCAGGCAGACCACCGAGCCTGCCTCCTCCAATAG gcACAGCTCCTTTAAGAAGCACCTCCCCCGTCAAATTCACCATGTCACCAGCCTTGACCGAGGCAGCGACTTCCCCTATGCAGAGGACCAACCCACCAGCCTGGCCAGTTTGGGTCGCATTCAGCCAGAGCTCTACAAACAGAGCCCCCTGGAGGCCGACGAGTCCTCCAAGATCTGTGGCAAGATCAACTTCTCCCTCAAGTACGACTATGAGTCCGAGGCTCTCCTCGTCAACATCCTCAAGGCCTTCGACCTGCCTGCCAAAGACTTATGCGGCAGCTCCGACCCCTACGTCAAAATCTACCTCCTGCCTGACCGCAAGCGCAAGTTCCAGACCCGCGTCCATCGCAAGACGCTCAACCCGATGTTTGACGAGTCCTTCCAGTTCACAGTGCCCTACGAGGAGCTGGGCAGCAGGAAGCTGCACCTGAGCATCTTTGACTTTGACCGCTTCTCCAGCCACGACATGATCGGCGAGGTCATCCTAGAGAACCTGTTTGAGGTGTCGGACCTCTCTCGCGAGACGGCCATCTGGAAGGACATTCAGTACGCCACCTCT GAGAGTGTAGACCTGGGGGAgatcatgttctctctctgttacctgCCGACCGCAGGCCGACTCACCATGACCATCATCAAGTGCAGGAACCTCAAGGCCATGGACATCACAGGATACTCAG ACCCTTATGTCAAAGTCTCCCTGGAGAGTGATGGACGGCGCTTAAAAAAGAGGAAAACCACCATCAAGAGGAACACTTTGAACCCCACCTATAACGAAGCTATCATCTTCGACATCCCCCCTGAGAACATGGACCAAGTCAGCCTGCATATATCCGTCATGGACTATGACTT GGTGGGACACAATGAGATCATAGGTGTGAACAGAGTCGGCAGTCATGCAGAGGGACTGGGTCGAGACCACTGGAACGAGATGTTGGCCTATCCCCGCAAGCCCATCGCTCACTGGCACCCTCTACTGGAGGCCACCGAGTCTCAGAAAGAG TGGAAAACCCGCAATGCAAGCTTTGACAGCCAAGGCTCCTGCCCCTCTCCAAGACTTCTGTCTAGTCCATGA